The genomic DNA TGAGTACCATTACGAAGAAATTGAATGTAAGACCAGAGACAGATTGGAAAGGTGGTGTGAGGAATCGTCAAAATTCAAACATGGAATTTAAACAGTATCTCCACTCTACTGTGATGGACACAAACTCAAATCTGCGTTCCAGGACTTATTGGCTATGTGACCTTAAGGAAGCCTcactttcccatctgtaaatAGGACAAAGATAGCAACTTGGAATTACCCTGTGGACGTTTTAAATTAACTGGGAGTGCTGTGCCCAGTGCTGTGCTTACAATCTAATTCATTGAACTGGAATGAACATTTCCTAGCTGGCTGGCAGTTCAGAAATCAAACAGGCCAATGAaggaattaaaacaacaaaatcagtCCAGAGACTGACGTCTAACAGGCCAGAGATACTTAACACCGCGCTTCCCCCTCCAACGTAATAGTGGAATAGTGCACTACCGCAAAAATCAGGGAAACGATTCTGGTGAACTTGCACTAATCACTTCCTGTTTGGGGGCGTAAGTGTTCCATGTATAAAATAAGAACTATGCCCACTTTGCAAGTTTAGGATGAGGACCAAAGGATGCTACTGTGCTCCGTAAGACGTAAAGCActgcaaaaatatttaactttgtcATTCAGAGAGATACCAGGCAGCCTGGTAGTGATGATGGGGAGACAGCTCCTGCCACTGCCCTCACTGCGGCTTTTCTTCACCCTCCCAATTCCAACTCCCGCAAGATACTACGCGTGTGGCCCGGGACACCGCAGAGAGGACGAGAGGGCCCTGGCCAACTGAGCGCTCACCTGAACACACTGCTGGTAGCGCTTGAAGAGGTCGGTGCACGGGTCCCCGGAGCCGTCCCCCTTGAGGAACTTCTCGGCAAACCAGCGATTAAAGCACTGGTCGTACTCGCGCTTCATGTCAGTGCAGGCCTCCCCTACGCTGTTcatggcggcggcggcagcagtgGCGGCGCGCTCTGATGTCGTCACTCTTAAGCGCGTCGCTCGACTTTACGTGTGGACGCATTACGGCGGCCGAGGAGAGAAATGTGGGCGCGTGCGGTGTTGCTGGGCCATCGGTCCTGGATGGGCTGGCACCGGGGCTTCACCTCCAAGACGGATCCTCAGGTAAAGGCCGGGGGTGTCTAGGCGGGTGGTGAAGCAGGTCGGGACACGGAGCAGGTACCACCCATGACCCCCATTCTCCGCCTCATCCGCCCAGGGTAGTGGCCGTGTCACCGCTGAGGTGATCGAGCACCTGGAGCGTCTAGCGCTTGTGGACTTCGGCAGCCAAGAGGCCGTGGCACGACTGGAGAAAGCCATCGCCTTTGCCGACCGGCTCCGCGCCGTGGACACGGACGGGGTGGAGCCCATGGAATCAGTATTGGAGGACAGGTAAAACACTCGAGGCCGCGTACCCCGAAGCCTTGTCTGTTGCGCCTTCGCAGTCATTTGAGGTGGCGATTAGTGTGTGCTTTCACGGAAGGGAAAAAGGCCTTAAGCGAGGTGCGAGAACTTGCCCACGGTCACCCCGCGGGGTAAGTGGTTTCATTCCTTCCCTTGTTCGTTATGGATCCCATCACTCTCGTTTAAAatcctccaggcctcccagtgTAACAAGAACAGTGTTCGAATTGATAACCACCTTCAAGGCCCTAGTTCAGAGTCTCTGCCTACCCCTTGGACATACTACTCTACTCCAGCTATATTACCTTTCTTACTGTTCCTCCAACATTCCAAATTCGTTCCTTGTGTAGGATCTTTGCGTTTGCTGTTATCTTTTTCTTGGATAGCCTGTCTCCTTGGCATCTCTCCTCTGTAAGTCCTCTCCTTCTCCAA from Prionailurus viverrinus isolate Anna chromosome D3, UM_Priviv_1.0, whole genome shotgun sequence includes the following:
- the TRIAP1 gene encoding TP53-regulated inhibitor of apoptosis 1 is translated as MNSVGEACTDMKREYDQCFNRWFAEKFLKGDGSGDPCTDLFKRYQQCVQKAIKEKEIPIEGLEFMGHGKEKPESSS
- the GATC gene encoding glutamyl-tRNA(Gln) amidotransferase subunit C, mitochondrial, with the protein product MWARAVLLGHRSWMGWHRGFTSKTDPQGSGRVTAEVIEHLERLALVDFGSQEAVARLEKAIAFADRLRAVDTDGVEPMESVLEDRCLYLRSDNVVEGNCVEELLQNAHRVVEEYFVAPPGNISLPKQDEQQPFSHN